In Acropora muricata isolate sample 2 chromosome 11, ASM3666990v1, whole genome shotgun sequence, one DNA window encodes the following:
- the LOC136889558 gene encoding G-protein coupled receptor 3-like, protein MSAINNAKFFIFKNLCPKELIAVEVFAAILCFYSTIGSLAVISYDRLLAVNNPLRYRSHATRSLAIKQIILVWVIAAIPSGPGAIAWQNQNALLLSIVLYIGAALSFCCVLTIIGSHIGILIATRRHGSSMHLYGGPMRTILEREKRVANTVGLILLVLCFSLLPAVMAPNVVYQVVGIDPLKDATPLRPFYHIFITFNGLLNPLVYYGRNEDVRTAVRSLIRCPRCCGEVRHGGSADNDQRSRDLFPSRRNNRVTVESHQSTHQDSELGTSNNDQSKR, encoded by the coding sequence ATGTCTGCTATCAACAATgcaaagttttttatttttaaaaacctCTGCCCAAAGGAATTAATTGCAGTAGAAGTCTTCGCGGCCATTCTTTGTTTCTATTCAACTATTGGTAGTTTAGCAGTGATAAGCTACGACCGTCTTTTGGCAGTGAATAACCCCTTGAGGTACCGAAGTCACGCCACCAGATCACTTGCGATCAAGCAAATAATTTTGGTGTGGGTGATTGCTGCAATTCCCTCCGGGCCTGGCGCTATTGCCTGGCAAAACCAAAACGCTTTACTACTATCAATAGTTCTGTATATTGGGGCTGCGTTGTCTTTTTGCTGTGTCTTGACCATTATTGGTAGTCATATTGGTATACTTATAGCAACTCGCCGGCACGGGTCTTCTATGCATCTATACGGCGGCCCCATGCGCACCATTTTGGAGCGCGAGAAAAGAGTAGCTAACACAGTTGGTTTGATCCTTCTTGTGTTGTGTTTTTCTCTTCTACCAGCTGTGATGGCTCCCAATGTGGTGTACCAGGTTGTTGGTATCGATCCACTGAAAGATGCGACCCCTTTGAGGCCGTTTTACCACATTTTTATCACCTTTAATGGCCTACTGAATCCTCTGGTGTACTACGGCCGCAATGAAGATGTTCGGACAGCGGTGCGCAGTTTGATAAGATGCCCAAGGTGCTGTGGAGAAGTGCGTCACGGTGGAAGTGCAGATAATGATCAGCGTAGCAGAGATCTTTTCCCCTCGAGAAGAAACAACAGAGTGACTGTTGAGTCACACCAAAGTACTCACCAGGACTCCGAATTAGGAACGAGTAACAATGACCAGTCTAAACGGTAG
- the LOC136889559 gene encoding G-protein coupled receptor 3-like, with amino-acid sequence MSAINNTKFFIFKNLCPKELIEVEVFVASLCFYSTVGSLAVISYDRLLAVNNPLRYRSHATRSLAIKQIILVWVIGVILSVPVAIAWRNDFALLFSIVVYIEAVLSFCYALAIIGCYTGVLIVNCRHGASMHLQRGPVRTVLEREKKVANTVGLILLVLCFCLLPAVMAPNVVYQIAGIDPREATAFYFIFITLNGLLNPLVYYGRNEDVRTAVRSLIRCPRCCGEVRHGGSADNGQRRRDLFPSRRNNRVTVESHQSTH; translated from the coding sequence ATGTCTGCTATCAACAATacaaagttttttatttttaaaaacctCTGCCCAAAAGAATTAATTGAAGTGGAAGTCTTCGTGGCCTCTCTTTGTTTCTATTCAACTGTTGGTAGTTTAGCTGTGATAAGCTACGACCGTCTTTTGGCAGTGAACAACCCCTTGAGGTATCGAAGTCACGCGACCAGGTCACTTGCGATCAAGCAAATAATTTTGGTATGGGTGATTGGTGTAATTCTATCTGTGCCTGTCGCTATTGCCTGGCGAAACGATTTCGCATTACTATTTTCAATAGTTGTGTACATTGAGGCTGTGCTCTCTTTTTGCTATGCCTTGGCCATTATTGGTTGTTACACTGGAGTACTGATTGTAAATTGCCGACATGGGGCTTCTATGCATCTACAACGAGGTCCCGTGCGTACCGTTTTGGAGCGCGAGAAAAAAGTAGCTAACACAGTTGGTTTAATCCTTCTTGTGTTGTGTTTTTGTCTTCTGCCAGCTGTCATGGCTCCCAATGTGGTATACCAGATTGCTGGTATCGATCCAAGAGAGGCAACCGCTTTTTACTTCATCTTTATCACTCTTAATGGCCTACTGAATCCTCTGGTGTACTACGGCCGCAATGAAGATGTCCGGACAGCGGTGCGCAGTTTGATAAGATGCCCAAGGTGCTGTGGAGAAGTGCGTCACGGTGGAAGTGCAGATAATGGTCAGCGTCGCAGAGATCTTTTCCCCTCGAGAAGAAACAACAGAGTGACTGTTGAGTCACACCAAAGTACTCACTAG